The proteins below come from a single Eremothecium sinecaudum strain ATCC 58844 chromosome II, complete sequence genomic window:
- the TRM1 gene encoding tRNA (guanine26-N2)-dimethyltransferase (Syntenic homolog of Ashbya gossypii AGR075W; Syntenic homolog of Saccharomyces cerevisiae YDR120C (TRM1)), with amino-acid sequence MFRANIQNVKHKLSQSTRPCNPSINVADYQIVAEGNAEILFPEKKAVFYNPIQQFNRDLSVTCIKAWDNLHSNSKQIERSSLNTTSKPSSNELDNEPTSKKRKLSFSGSGDEQVKESKHYIKVLEALSATGLRAIRYAREIPNIKEIVANDLLAAAVESIQRNVDHNNVSELVKPNQDDANVLMYRSKSMGQKFHVIDLDPYGTAAPFIDASMQAIEEDGLMLVTCTDLSVLAGNGYPEKCFALYGGVNMAGHEATHESALRLVLHLLGQSAAKYKKCIEPLLSLSIDFYVRVFIRVKTSPTQVKNLQYNTMVGYVCSGCGSYHTQRMGKKSQRESKKGKSFVKYSLAKGPPVDRYCSFCNSVHHVVGPMYGGPLHNRKFIEEVLRINEHEHNDEIYHTRKRIEGMLTLALNEIEAPFYFSPTFLSSILKFQVPPLKTVVAGLGSLGFKSSLTHAKPSSIKTDAPWDAIWYIMKKYCLDKKLCDPKNMNNNVVGYKILNNESIVGTEEWQQKLSFEPNEQSGEFERLRKLKIVRYQENPTKFWGPKARPQ; translated from the coding sequence ATGTTTAGAGCAAACATACAAAACGTTAAGCATAAGCTTAGTCAAAGCACACGTCCATGTAATCCTTCAATTAATGTTGCAGACTACCAAATTGTTGCTGAAGGTAATGCAGAGATTCTATTCCCAGAAAAGAAAGCAGTATTTTACAACCCAATTCAGCAATTTAATAGAGATTTAAGCGTAACATGTATTAAAGCATGGGATAACCTTCACAGTAATTCAAAGCAGATAGAACGCTCTAGTCTGAATACAACCAGTAAACCTAGTAGTAATGAGCTAGACAATGAGCCTACAAGTAAAAAACGGAAACTTTCCTTTAGCGGATCAGGTGATGAACAGGTTAAAGAATCTAAACACTATATTAAGGTGCTAGAAGCGCTTTCTGCTACTGGCCTTCGTGCCATTCGTTACGCTCGTGAGATTCctaatattaaagaaattGTTGCTAATGACCTGTTGGCCGCGGCTGTTGAATCCATTCAAAGAAACGTGGATCACAATAATGTCTCTGAACTTGTGAAACCAAACCAGGATGACGCGAATGTTTTAATGTATCGCTCAAAATCTATGGGACAAAAATTTCATGTCATCGATCTAGACCCATATGGGACGGCTGCTCCATTCATAGACGCCTCAATGCAAGCAATCGAAGAGGATGGTTTGATGCTTGTTACATGTACTGATCTTTCAGTTCTAGCAGGGAATGGATACCCAGAGAAGTGTTTTGCGTTATATGGAGGAGTCAATATGGCTGGTCACGAAGCCACTCATGAAAGCGCGCTCAGGTTAGTACTACATTTGCTTGGTCAAAGTGCGGCGAAATATAAGAAATGCATCGAACCACTTTTGTCTCTCAGTATTGATTTCTATGTGCGTGTATTTATCCGTGTTAAAACTAGCCCAACTCAGGTAAAAAACCTGCAGTACAACACTATGGTCGGCTACGTATGCAGCGGCTGTGGCTCCTACCATACGCAGCGTATGGGTAAGAAATCACAGCGTGAATCCAAGAAAGGTAAGTCATTTGTGAAATACTCTCTTGCAAAGGGGCCACCTGTTGATAGGTATTGCAGTTTCTGTAACTCAGTCCATCACGTTGTTGGACCGATGTATGGAGGTCCGCTTCATAACCGCAAATTTATCGAGGAGGTTCTCCGAATTAACGAGCATGAGCACAATGATGAGATATATCATACACGTAAGCGGATTGAAGGGATGTTGACCCTTGCTCTTAATGAAATAGAAGCACCTTTTTACTTTTCTCCTACCTTCCTGTCGTCAATTTTGAAATTTCAAGTGCCACCGCTGAAGACTGTTGTTGCAGGCCTTGGTTCATTGGGTTTTAAGTCCTCCTTAACGCACGCAAAACCGTCTTCCATCAAGACTGATGCTCCATGGGACGCTATTTGGTACATTATGAAAAAATACTGCCTTGATAAGAAGCTCTGCGACCCTAAGAATATGAACAACAATGTTGTGGGTTATAAAATTCTTAACAATGAGTCTATTGTTGGGACCGAAGAATGGCAACAGAAACTTTCTTTTGAACCTAATGAACAAAGCGGTGAATTTGAGCGCCTACGGAAACTGAAGATTGTCCGGTACCAGGAAAACCCAACTAAATTCTGGGGACCAAAGGCCAGGCCACAATAG
- the DPB4 gene encoding DNA polymerase epsilon noncatalytic subunit (Syntenic homolog of Ashbya gossypii AGR053W; Syntenic homolog of Saccharomyces cerevisiae YDR121W (DPB4)) has translation MPPKGWKKDAQGNYPTTSYIKEQEKVTVDDLLFPKSIITSIAKEALHSATPDSKVMLSKDASIALQRSSTVFVNHLLMYARENAKNNDSKSCNEDDILSALEQIGLTGFKPIIRNKVVEYERALRQRKGKSELDAESANVEDGPDESVNPDKDYEEPVSKKTKV, from the coding sequence ATGCCTCCTAAAGGTTGGAAAAAAGATGCCCAAGGTAACTATCCAACAACATCTTACATTAAAGAACAGGAGAAAGTCACTGTTGATGACCTTTTATTTCCGAAGTCAATTATTACGTCCATAGCGAAGGAAGCACTCCATTCAGCAACACCTGATTCTAAAGTAATGCTTTCTAAAGATGCATCTATTGCATTACAACGTTCTTCAACAGTGTTCGTTAACCACCTACTGATGTATGCTCGCGAGAATGCTAAAAACAATGATTCTAAGTCTTGCAATGAGGATGATATTTTAAGTGCCCTAGAGCAAATAGGGTTAACAGGTTTTAAACCTATAATAAGGAATAAGGTTGTAGAATATGAGAGGGCATTGCGCCAAAGAAAGGGGAAATCGGAATTAGATGCTGAATCTGCAAACGTAGAAGACGGGCCAGATGAGAGCGTTAATCCAGATAAAGATTACGAAGAACCAGTCTCGAAGAAAACAAAGGTTTGA
- the NYV1 gene encoding Nyv1p (Syntenic homolog of Ashbya gossypii AGR054C; Syntenic homolog of Saccharomyces cerevisiae YLR093C (NYV1); 1-intron in Ashbya gossypii) produces the protein MKTYNVTYVEIINNDNATTKCQWYGGDESQTRYGAISNRAQKDISKDTFHRLVYDVIIPKVVHRKGNKITKTTVSLVDGYDGYYTTDDDGDILVSFASVETPKILPLRVLTQLKGMVSVDDESLRNNITAIVTDFHKELLSYHDSTMYEATDQDLQEIINVMNDNIDKFLRRQERITLLVDQTSQLNQNSFNFQRKAIKIKRNMWWRSFKFWAVCVLAAMSFLFILWVMLHS, from the exons ATGAAAACTTATAACG TAACATATGTTGaaataataaataacgataaCGCAACAACGAAATGCCAGTGGTATGGAGGAGATGAGTCTCAAACAAGGTATGGTGCTATCTCTAATAGAGCACAGAAGGACATTTCTAAAGATACATTTCATCGATTGGTGTACGATGTTATAATACCTAAGGTTGTACATCGCAAAGGAAATAAAATTACAAAAACAACAGTCAGCTTGGTAGATGGATATGACGGATATTATACTActgatgatgatggtgACATTTTAGTGAGCTTTGCTTCTGTAGAAACCCCCAAAATATTGCCATTAAGAGTGTTGACGCAATTAAAAGGAATGGTTAGCGTCGATGATGAATCGTTACGAAATAATATAACCGCAATAGTTACAGATTTCCATAAGGAATTACTATCCTACCATGATTCCACAATGTATGAAGCTACTGACCAGGATCTACAGGAGATAATCAATGTGATGAACGATAACATAGACAAATTTTTGAGACGTCAAGAGCGAATAACATTGTTGGTTGACCAAACCTCTCAATTGAATCAGAATAGCTTTAATTTTCAGCGAAAAGCTATCAAAATCAAAAGGAACATGTGGTGGCGTAGCTTTAAATTTTGGGCAGTTTGTGTACTGGCTGCCATGAGTTTTTTGTTCATATTATGGGTTATGCTACATTCATGA
- the FMO1 gene encoding N,N-dimethylaniline monooxygenase (Syntenic homolog of Ashbya gossypii AGR055C; Syntenic homolog of Ashbya gossypii NOHBY735; No homolog in Saccharomyces cerevisiae; Syntenic homolog of Kluyveromyces lactis KLLA0F19470g): protein MTVLKDIKSVAVIGAGPVGVAFAKALIKEKRFDHIQVFERSSNFGGLWNYTKPLFKNNPQTSLPSIPSVSPNVREERQVYKGRVSFQTPAYKYLTTNTPKNFIEYNGYSFPADTPLFPTRQHVFEYMVQFANTIDSYVNFNSELVSLQFLDDAKQYELHIKDSVKSTSSIYHFDAVVLAVGFHNIPYVPNIEGVSEWNDRFPGSISHSKDFDQPQDFLDSHGNILVIGNSASGVDVAYELATCLNRPIYKSKRSEPQLPGATDPNIKDFPNVKKFDPANKTVEFVDGQKLSNVEKVIFCTGYLKSMSFLPQPTESHGHGNQILSRLISNGSRVENLYNHMLPIGLPSLAIAGLPKYVLPVRLAESQAAWITRIWSGRIPVPSESIQRKYDLWCAENNGEGTNYHVLSFPKDVQYCMRLNKDVRHAGYGGYFGVEWRGNDIKLRSAMKAVKISYFKYQQNTGKCATSLKELEDSGYFEWPADAISCVQVPTFAP, encoded by the coding sequence ATGACGGTCCTGAAAGATATAAAAAGTGTAGCGGTAATTGGTGCAGGTCCGGTGGGGGTAGCATTCGCTAAGGCTTTAATAAAAGAGAAACGTTTTGATCATATTCAAGTGTTCGAAAGATCATCTAATTTTGGAGGCCTATGGAATTATACTAAACCACTTTTTAAGAATAATCCACAAACTTCCCTTCCTTCTATACCTTCTGTTTCTCCTAATGTTAGAGAAGAACGTCAGGTGTATAAAGGTAGGGTGTCCTTCCAAACTCCTGCATATAAGTATCTGACTACAAACACTCCGAAAAACTTTATAGAATATAATGGTTACAGCTTTCCAGCGGATACGCCATTATTTCCCACACGCCAACATGTATTTGAATATATGGTGCAGTTTGCGAACACAATTGATTCTTATGTCAACTTTAACTCAGAATTGGTAAGCTTGCAGTTCCTCGATGATGCTAAGCAGTACGAATTGCACATTAAAGATTCAGTAAAGTCAACATCTAGTATATATCATTTTGATGCGGTAGTTCTGGCAGTGGGATTTCACAATATACCTTATGTTCCCAATATAGAAGGCGTCTCTGAGTGGAACGATAGGTTTCCGGGGTCAATCTCTCATAGCAAGGACTTTGACCAACCACAGGATTTCTTGGATTCACACGGAAACATACTTGTGATTGGAAACTCTGCTTCAGGAGTAGATGTGGCATACGAGTTGGCGACTTGTCTCAATAGGCCAATATATAAATCGAAACGGTCAGAGCCGCAATTACCGGGTGCTACAGACCCCAATATAAAGGATTTCCCAAATGTGAAGAAGTTTGACCCTGCAAATAAGACTGTGGAATTTGTCGATGGCCAGAAGTTGTCTAATGTAGAAAAGGTTATCTTCTGCACCGGTTATCTCAAATCAATGTCTTTCCTGCCACAACCTACTGAATCTCATGGACATGGTAATCAAATCTTAAGTCGTTTAATCTCTAATGGATCCCGAGTCGAAAATTTATACAATCATATGCTTCCAATAGGACTACCTTCTCTTGCCATTGCAGGCCTGCCTAAGTATGTTCTTCCAGTCAGATTAGCGGAATCACAGGCTGCATGGATAACAAGAATTTGGAGCGGCCGTATTCCTGTCCCATCGGAAAGTATACAACGTAAGTATGATCTTTGGTGTGCAGAGAATAACGGAGAAGGTACGAACTATCACGTTCTATCATTTCCAAAAGACGTACAGTATTGTATGAGACTGAATAAAGATGTACGCCATGCAGGTTACGGTGGATATTTTGGTGTCGAATGGCGAGGTAATGATATAAAACTGAGATCCGCTATGAAAGCAGTGAAGATTTCATACTTTaaatatcaacaaaacACTGGTAAATGTGCTACCTCTCTTAAAGAGCTTGAAGACAGCGGCTACTTTGAGTGGCCTGCAGATGCAATATCTTGTGTCCAAGTTCCGACATTTGCACCATAA
- the GIS3 gene encoding Gis3p (Syntenic homolog of Ashbya gossypii AGR056C; Syntenic homolog of Saccharomyces cerevisiae YLR094C (GIS3)) produces the protein MCISINGNLQHSIRYTQVAMVNELQSGPLPCTKTKKHLSAIYSQREPSRAFPGFTLKDDKREPDCEQVLTSSDGRRGVYASFLAKNINDDNDNDNEHTSDNDTDIENNGPHTDSGRRVAPHTDPLLEAPLAKKPTLMIGPCEESSQVVTNFSLTQSLSSVMSQVRNFNNLPSSAIPNGIYGGFLNTPLASTGRRGDTSVSSTTCSTSSRTKSSGIASFLTCSTDNCNTQPLSEEYIGQWFGTHLSGEDETLKEVNCEEIGAETAFEHPLVITEDEDNAEYLPLTRETTDKSYRVPHIKYINLQDLDLQNSWTVDDIIQFYAPVYERPLLRSNAEGTVAGRRKGRSPLELTINEMKKVGTKLSSQAFKSRSNAMLDTVELEHWPSEKGSTSNSTTEASKMIETEENWLYVHLPNRRTRQQSLNPNFLRLYATELSSKLKNLLPDINVDEHALRKLSHDDIWNLDIPNKYDDVSPYQIKLALITRRKLWSEMCNILRQDLHGVNAPWNLKFVIEPQLTDDSDRTQRKNLTSSLVRLESDVKPWSKGGNQFMLRPCGKLSLGKNGNRDIQYVVKGWCDSRFC, from the coding sequence ATGTGCATATCTATAAACGGAAATTTGCAACATTCCATCAGGTACACCCAGGTAGCTATGGTTAATGAGCTACAAAGTGGTCCACTGCCATGCACAAAGACAAAGAAGCACCTCTCAGCTATTTATAGTCAACGAGAACCCAGTAGAGCGTTTCCTGGATTTACTCTAAAAGATGATAAGAGGGAACCAGATTGTGAACAAGTTCTAACAAGTTCCGATGGGAGAAGAGGGGTCTACGCTTCCTTTTTAGCTAAGAATATtaatgatgataatgataACGATAATGAACATACTTCCGACAATGATACTGATATTGAGAATAATGGTCCCCATACTGATTCGGGCAGACGTGTAGCTCCGCACACTGATCCTCTTTTAGAAGCTCCTTTAGCAAAGAAACCTACTCTGATGATAGGACCATGTGAAGAATCATCACAAGTAGTAACGAATTTCTCACTGACACAATCATTGTCATCTGTTATGTCTCAGGTAAGGAATTTTAATAACCTTCCATCCTCTGCCATACCTAATGGGATATATGGGGGGTTTTTGAATACCCCTTTGGCCTCTACGGGTCGGAGAGGTGACACCAGTGTAAGCAGTACAACATGTTCGACTTCATCGAGAACAAAAAGTTCTGGTATTGCTTCCTTTTTAACATGCTCTACAGATAACTGTAACACGCAGCCGTTAAGCGAGGAGTACATTGGTCAATGGTTCGGTACGCATCTCAGTGGTGAAGATGAAACACTGAAAGAAGTTAACTGTGAGGAAATTGGTGCTGAAACTGCTTTTGAACATCCACTTGTGATTACTGAAGACGAAGATAATGCTGAATATTTGCCTTTAACACGGGAAACTACAGATAAAAGTTACAGGGTTCCACATATCAAATATATAAATTTACAGGACCTAGACTTACAAAATTCTTGGACGGTGGACGACATTATCCAGTTTTACGCACCTGTCTACGAGCGGCCACTGCTAAGGTCAAATGCAGAAGGTACTGTAGCGGGACGTCGGAAAGGACGATCTCCGCTTGAATTAACTATTAATGAGATGAAGAAGGTTGGCACAAAGCTAAGTTCTCAAGCTTTCAAGTCCAGGTCAAACGCAATGTTGGATACTGTCGAATTAGAACATTGGCCTTCTGAAAAAGGTAGCACATCAAATTCAACAACTGAGGCAAGCAAAATGATCGAAACAGAGGAAAATTGGTTATATGTGCATCTTCCAAATAGACGAACAAGACAGCAGTCTCTGAACCCAAACTTTTTAAGATTGTATGCCACTGAACTATCTTCTAAACTTAAGAACCTGCTTCCAGATATTAATGTTGATGAGCATGCATTACGGAAGCTTTCACACGACGATATCTGGAATTTGGACATACCAAACAAATACGACGATGTCTCGCCTTACCAGATTAAATTAGCATTGATAACGCGGAGGAAACTCTGGTCAGAGATGTGCAACATCCTGCGACAGGATCTACACGGGGTAAACGCACCCTGGAACCTAAAGTTCGTTATAGAACCTCAACTCACAGATGATAGTGACCGCACGCAAAGGAAAAACCTCACGTCATCGTTAGTACGCCTCGAATCTGATGTTAAGCCATGGTCAAAGGGAGGAAATCAATTTATGTTACGTCCATGTGGGAAGTTATCACTGGGCAAAAATGGCAATAGGGATATACAGTATGTTGTAAAGGGTTGGTGTGATAGCCGGTTTTGTTAG
- the IOC2 gene encoding Ioc2p (Syntenic homolog of Ashbya gossypii AGR057C; Syntenic homolog of Saccharomyces cerevisiae YLR095C (IOC2); +1 frameshift exception), translating to MSATKKTNRQQIAWKWEDHVDGEVLAQLQKMQGVDLQVPVSLAFQWYYNYCIGWLYNICTSFWTSDIGKAMWKDIKFDERLLLTDMKGLVPGVTGEEDENLYYQVLVQLLRTISQNKHAVFEDWDVTVKYYLRDEKDVAFYDGDVSFLELGVAEQFVVLYKLIKLVERKSLVFKNYLLNHEYLFQFPQIWLDDRTSFFILPGSKIVKKEIRKLKDVELRIPIKLQNCTVRYEEFNGESLDVVHYDYAQDIETYLQDVDVHYTVVAYNWATFLEYIGNVGDKQLQEFFSDFVHYSAANELYQLKLWNNRVKERSMQELIVRRKRSSRLVAREEETQRKQVEESWHDKLDDRDRYIRLRNKLVAKQSKKVKDALWSILWDRFEYDKKVKKVKTRIISNDDIVGGNLSEDIPKSYQVGDSLLTPIEEDVLDHGETYKNLIVDIRQPMNPLNVECQELTDEYCITKLDLKKLANHGIPTDSYEEDSKDWYFQCPCDIEGINMDPEDESLNGSNIICCDQCLRWQHWDCQHKITLDFLSRGHDTPLTSKDFSLVTLGVPNRRKSRRATGSGEPDHEFDRPTMKRKPITEAEIFICTWCLAKTEEDLRSIFKPELVATRAKEKKQAEEKEKRRLMKEKKKRDELLRLQQQQQQQQQLYQQPLPNRPMFQLQSQRDLQPIPKLTEQQHKGQLQQPKQVLSIPTTPAAATRPTPHSQLASWR from the coding sequence ATGAGTGCGACTAAAAAGACCAATAGGCAACAGATCGCTTGGAAATGGGAGGATCACGTTGATGGGGAAGTTTTAGCCCAATTGCAAAAAATGCAAGGCGTTGATTTGCAAGTTCCCGTTTCACTGGCGTTCCAGTGGTACTACAATTATTGCATCGGGTGGCTTTATAATATTTGCACAAGCTTTTGGACATCAGATATCGGAAAGGCAATGTGGAAAGATATCAAGTTTGATGAGAGGCTTCTGTTGACGGATATGAAAGGTTTAGTACCAGGTGTGACAGGGGAAGAGGACGAGAACTTGTACTATCAAGTTTTAGTTCAACTTCTACGTACTATATCACAGAATAAGCATGCTGTATTTGAAGACTGGGATGTCACCGTTAAGTACTATTTGCGGGACGAGAAGGACGTCGCTTTCTATGATGGAGATGTATCATTTTTGGAGTTGGGAGTAGCCGAACAATTTGTGGTATTGTATAAGCTGATTAAGCTCGTTGAACGGAAAAGTCTTGTATTTAAGAACTACCTCTTAAATCATGAGTATTTATTTCAGTTTCCTCAAATTTGGTTAGACGACCGTACATCGTTTTTCATTCTTCCTGGTAGTAAGATTGTAAAAAAAGAGATTCGCAAGCTGAAAGATGTTGAACTACGCATCCCAATAAAGCTACAGAACTGCACTGTGCGATATGAAGAATTCAATGGCGAGTCTTTGGATGTGGTTCATTATGATTACGCACAAGATATCGAAACATACTTGCAAGATGTCGATGTGCATTATACCGTAGTAGCCTACAACTGGGCTACATTTTTGGAATACATAGGTAATGTTGGAGACAAACAATTACAGGAGTTTTTCAGCGATTTTGTGCACTATTCTGCGGCTAACGAACTCTATCAACTAAAATTGTGGAATAATAGAGTGAAAGAGAGGTCCATGCAGGAGCTGATTGTTAGGCGGAAACGTTCGTCTAGATTAGTTGCCCGCGAGGAAGAAACGCAGCGGAAGCAAGTTGAGGAATCCTGGCATGATAAACTCGATGACAGAGACAGGTACATACGCTTGAGGAACAAGTTAGTCGCGAAGCAAAGCAAAAAAGTAAAGGACGCATTATGGTCAATTTTATGGGATAGATTCGAGTATGACAAAAAGGTCAAAAAAGTAAAAACGCGCATTATCTCGAATGATGACATAGTGGGTGGTAATCTTAGTGAAGATATTCCGAAGTCATACCAAGTTGGTGATTCACTACTAACACCCATCGAGGAAGATGTGCTGGACCATGGTGAGACATACAAGAACTTGATTGTAGACATTAGGCAGCCAATGAACCCCTTGAACGTCGAATGTCAAGAACTTACAGATGAATACTGCATTACAAAGTTAGATCTAAAAAAACTAGCCAATCATGGTATTCCCACTGATTCTTATGAAGAAGACAGTAAGGATTGGTACTTTCAATGTCCGTGTGATATCGAAGGTATCAACATGGATCCAGAAGATGAGTCTCTGAACGGTTCTAACATAATATGTTGCGACCAGTGCCTTAGGTGGCAACATTGGGATTGTCAGCACAAAATAACTTTAGACTTTTTGTCCCGTGGACATGATACGCCTCTTACAAGTAAGGATTTTTCATTAGTGACATTGGGTGTACCTAATCGTAGGAAATCTAGGCGAGCTACAGGTAGCGGAGAACCAGACCATGAGTTTGATCGTCCAACAATGAAACGTAAGCCAATAACCGAAGCTGagatttttatttgcaCCTGGTGTTTAGCTAAGACAGAAGAAGACCTAAGGTCTATATTCAAACCCGAACTAGTTGCAACAAGAGCAAAGGAGAAAAAACAAGCTGAAGAGAAGGAGAAGAGAAGGTTGATGaaagagaagaaaaagCGCGATGAATTATTGAGGTtacagcagcagcagcagcagcagcagcagctgTATCAGCAGCCGTTGCCAAACCGTCCCATGTTTCAATTGCAATCCCAACGTGACCTACAGCCGATACCGAAATTGACGGAGCAACAGCACAAGGGACAATTACAACAGCCTAAACAGGTGCTATCTATACCAACAACACCTGCTGCGGCCACTAGACCAACGCCCCATTCGCAATTGGCATCTTGGAGATAG